The Candidatus Eisenbacteria bacterium genome contains a region encoding:
- a CDS encoding acetate--CoA ligase family protein codes for MNDTPAGAAAPRAPAEAPAPPTGKPAGGAGLEAVFRPRSVAVIGASRDRGTVGGALFHNLLKHDFQGAVYPVNPNAATVQSVRAYASIADVPEVVDLAVVVVPAAHVNATVEACGRRGVRAVVVISAGFKEIGGEGVERERELLGIVRRYGMRLIGPNCLGVVNTEAGTSMNASFAPAHPPAGTVAFSSQSGALGLAILQYAQQLGIGISHFVSVGNKADVSGNDLLEWWDRDPGTALVLLYLESFGVPGRFVELARRIGRRKPIVAVKSGRTRAGQRAASSHTGSLAGADTAVTALCEQAGVIRTDTLEEMFDVAMLLANQPVPRGHRVGIVTNAGGPGIMASDACESHGLEVVTLSDDTVRQLREFLPAEASTKNPVDMIASATPASFEKAVRLVAADPGVDSLIVLYVPPVVTNPGEVAQAIVRGNEAAKADAVAKGAAPKPIVSCFLGWHGTPDELRSLQETRIPSYTFPEASAIALARVVRYGRWLLTPDGTKREFADVDRAATRELIAAALARAGGPAGAWLTPEEVTRLLAAWRIATPAAAFARSAEQAEHAAERLGFPVAIKLASETITHKSDVGGVQLDLRSTREVGEAFATIESRVAALGRGDEMAGVTVQSMVREGIEAIVGMTRDPSFGPLLLFGLGGVQVELLKDVVFRVHPLTDRDAHEMVRGIRGARLLDGYRGAPPGDLARLEETILRISQLAGEFPEIAELDLNPVKVLPPGRGCVVLDARVLVRPIA; via the coding sequence ATGAACGACACCCCGGCCGGCGCCGCCGCACCCCGCGCCCCGGCCGAAGCTCCGGCCCCGCCGACGGGCAAACCCGCCGGCGGCGCCGGGCTCGAGGCCGTCTTCCGCCCACGGTCCGTGGCCGTCATCGGCGCCTCGCGCGACCGCGGCACGGTCGGCGGAGCGCTCTTTCACAACCTGCTCAAGCACGACTTCCAGGGCGCGGTCTACCCCGTGAACCCGAACGCGGCCACGGTCCAGTCGGTGCGCGCCTACGCGAGCATCGCCGACGTGCCGGAGGTCGTGGACCTGGCGGTCGTCGTCGTGCCGGCCGCGCACGTCAACGCCACGGTCGAAGCGTGCGGCAGGCGCGGCGTCCGGGCGGTGGTCGTGATCAGCGCGGGCTTCAAGGAGATCGGCGGCGAAGGCGTCGAGCGCGAGCGCGAGCTGCTCGGGATCGTGCGGCGTTACGGCATGCGGCTGATCGGCCCCAACTGCCTCGGCGTCGTCAACACCGAGGCGGGCACGAGCATGAACGCCTCGTTCGCGCCCGCGCATCCGCCCGCCGGCACGGTGGCGTTCTCGTCGCAGAGCGGCGCGCTCGGACTGGCGATCCTGCAGTACGCGCAGCAGCTCGGCATCGGCATCTCGCACTTCGTCAGCGTCGGCAACAAGGCCGACGTCTCGGGCAACGACCTGCTGGAGTGGTGGGACCGGGATCCGGGCACCGCGCTCGTGCTGCTCTACCTGGAGTCCTTCGGCGTGCCCGGGCGGTTCGTCGAGCTGGCGCGCCGCATCGGCCGCCGCAAGCCGATCGTGGCGGTCAAGAGCGGCCGCACGCGCGCCGGCCAGCGCGCCGCTTCGAGCCACACCGGCTCGCTCGCCGGCGCCGACACGGCGGTCACGGCGCTGTGCGAGCAGGCCGGCGTGATCCGCACCGACACGCTCGAGGAGATGTTCGACGTCGCGATGCTGCTCGCGAACCAGCCGGTGCCGCGCGGCCACCGCGTCGGCATCGTCACCAACGCCGGTGGGCCCGGCATCATGGCCAGCGACGCGTGCGAGTCGCACGGGCTCGAGGTGGTGACGCTGTCCGACGACACGGTGCGGCAGTTGCGCGAGTTTCTGCCCGCCGAAGCGAGCACGAAGAACCCCGTGGACATGATCGCCTCGGCGACGCCCGCTTCGTTCGAGAAAGCGGTGCGCCTGGTCGCCGCCGATCCGGGCGTGGACTCGCTGATCGTGCTGTACGTGCCGCCGGTCGTGACCAACCCCGGCGAGGTCGCGCAGGCGATCGTGCGCGGCAACGAGGCGGCCAAGGCCGACGCGGTGGCGAAGGGCGCGGCACCCAAGCCGATCGTGTCCTGCTTCCTCGGCTGGCACGGCACACCCGACGAACTGCGCTCGCTGCAGGAGACCCGGATTCCCTCGTACACGTTTCCCGAGGCGTCCGCGATCGCGCTCGCGCGGGTGGTCCGCTACGGGCGCTGGCTGCTCACGCCCGATGGCACGAAGCGCGAGTTCGCGGACGTGGACCGCGCCGCGACGCGCGAGCTGATCGCCGCGGCCCTGGCCCGCGCCGGCGGGCCGGCGGGCGCGTGGCTCACGCCCGAGGAGGTCACGCGACTGCTCGCCGCGTGGAGGATCGCGACGCCGGCGGCGGCGTTCGCGCGTTCGGCCGAGCAGGCCGAGCACGCCGCCGAGCGGCTGGGCTTTCCGGTCGCGATCAAGCTCGCGAGCGAGACGATCACGCACAAGAGCGACGTCGGCGGCGTGCAGCTCGACCTGCGCAGCACCCGCGAGGTCGGCGAGGCCTTCGCCACCATCGAATCGCGGGTCGCCGCACTCGGCCGCGGCGACGAGATGGCCGGCGTCACGGTGCAATCCATGGTGCGCGAGGGAATCGAGGCGATCGTCGGCATGACGCGCGATCCGTCGTTCGGACCGCTGCTGCTGTTCGGCCTCGGCGGCGTGCAGGTCGAGCTGCTCAAGGACGTCGTCTTCCGCGTGCACCCGCTCACGGACCGCGACGCGCACGAAATGGTGCGCGGCATCCGCGGGGCGAGGCTGCTGGACGGCTACCGCGGCGCGCCCCCCGGCGACCTCGCGCGGCTCGAGGAGACGATCCTGCGGATCTCGCAGCTCGCCGGCGAGTTCCCCGAGATCGCCGAGCTCGACCTGAACCCGGTGAAGGTGCTGCCGCCCGGCAGGGGATGTGTCGTGCTCGACGCGCGCGTGCTGGTGCGGCCGATCGCGTAG
- a CDS encoding PD40 domain-containing protein: MTSSIRRLPPSLAVLLAVALTAAGCGTKSQPTAPVGDTDGVDLLVYRSDRTSAGNYDVWMYDLNEAGFRALPNLNSAADESEPCLSNDGVLVAFSSDRAGGAGGSDLYVYDRGGMSLAATPGLNTAANESWPRFAYDSVNLAFVRDSAGFGRVRLYTPNGDSLLGLPGLSTGGPRTDGAPAPDFHGDRIAFQSDRAGNWDVFVWNRPGGIATLPDLASSGSDLEPSLSSNGRWLAFASDRAGGAGGYDVYLYDLQSSTFVALNGLNTAGDERHPAVNLSGDVLFFQARATPSDHWGLWQYVVPTHTLTQPAGLSGADADKMEPYARVR, translated from the coding sequence ATGACCTCCTCAATCAGGCGCCTGCCACCGTCCCTCGCCGTGCTGCTCGCCGTGGCGCTGACGGCCGCGGGCTGCGGAACGAAGTCGCAGCCTACGGCCCCCGTGGGCGACACGGACGGCGTTGACCTGCTGGTTTACCGCAGCGACCGCACGAGCGCCGGCAACTACGACGTGTGGATGTACGACCTGAACGAGGCCGGTTTTCGCGCCCTGCCGAACCTGAACTCGGCCGCCGACGAGTCGGAGCCCTGCCTGTCCAACGACGGCGTGCTCGTCGCCTTCTCGAGCGACCGCGCGGGCGGCGCCGGCGGCTCGGACCTGTACGTGTACGACCGCGGCGGCATGTCGCTCGCCGCGACGCCGGGGCTGAACACCGCGGCGAACGAGTCGTGGCCGCGCTTCGCCTACGACTCGGTGAATCTCGCGTTCGTGCGCGACTCCGCCGGGTTCGGTCGCGTGCGGCTCTACACGCCGAACGGCGACAGCCTGCTCGGCCTGCCCGGACTCTCGACCGGGGGCCCGCGCACCGACGGCGCGCCCGCGCCGGATTTTCACGGCGACCGGATCGCGTTCCAGTCGGATCGCGCCGGCAACTGGGACGTGTTCGTGTGGAACCGCCCGGGCGGAATCGCGACCCTGCCCGACCTCGCCTCGTCGGGAAGCGACCTCGAGCCCTCGCTGTCGTCCAACGGCCGCTGGCTCGCGTTCGCCAGCGACCGCGCGGGCGGCGCCGGCGGGTACGATGTCTACCTTTACGACCTGCAGTCCTCCACGTTCGTCGCGCTGAACGGCCTCAACACCGCCGGCGACGAGCGCCACCCGGCCGTGAACCTGTCGGGCGACGTGCTCTTCTTCCAGGCGCGCGCGACGCCGTCCGACCACTGGGGCCTGTGGCAGTACGTGGTCCCCACGCACACGCTGACGCAGCCCGCCGGCCTCTCGGGCGCCGACGCCGACAAGATGGAGCCGTACGCCCGGGTGAGGTAG
- a CDS encoding S9 family peptidase produces the protein MRRFLHAACLAALLAPGAARSAGAPQPPATRIAVVRDTLHGVVFEDPYRWLEDKDSPETRAWVRAQMAYTRGQLDRVPGLEQVKEAVGRYASLDSRSAPTVRGGRLFFTARRADQQQGVLMMRAGADAPDVVLVDPNPMSPDHTTSVTLLDVSLDGKLVAYGIRKGGEDELEVHLLDPDTKRELPGGLPRARYFGFSIDAAKQGAWFARWEPKGSRVWYHRFGDAPEKAKLVFGEGLGPAEIPSPFLSANGRWLAISVYVGSSGDNTHVYLREASKDGPFVSVTDTLHAQVNARFAGDTVILETNWKAPNRRLMAVDARSPSFARWREIVPERPDAVIEGFTTVAGRLVVEYLRNVTSELVVHGVGGERLGTIALPGPGSASTPAGEWTGRDAYYSFSSFNRPSTIYRYEFPQGAAAGASREWWKSPAEFDSGRYVVRQVWAESKDGTKVPMFIAQPAELTLDGSHPVLLTGYGGFNVSETPRWSPLVAAWLDLGGIYVLSNLRGGSEFGEAWHRAGMLGNKQNVFDDFTACARWLIGHDYCTPSKLAILGGSNGGLLVGAAMTQQPELFGAVICAVPLLDMLRYQRFLVARFWVPEYGSAEDPVQFEWLRAYSPYQHVSAGVKYPPVMFVSGDSDTRVDPLHARKMAARMQALGGPNPVLLHYDVSSGHSGGKSVTKTIDDIADELQFLRGSLGMTTAH, from the coding sequence ATGCGTCGCTTTCTGCACGCGGCCTGCCTCGCCGCGCTGCTCGCCCCCGGCGCGGCCCGCTCGGCCGGCGCCCCGCAGCCGCCCGCCACGCGCATCGCCGTCGTCCGCGACACGCTGCACGGCGTCGTGTTCGAGGACCCCTACCGCTGGCTCGAGGACAAGGACTCGCCCGAGACGCGCGCGTGGGTCCGCGCGCAGATGGCGTACACGCGCGGCCAGCTCGACCGGGTGCCAGGGCTCGAGCAGGTGAAGGAGGCGGTCGGCCGCTACGCCAGCCTCGATTCGCGCTCGGCGCCGACCGTGCGGGGCGGGCGGCTGTTCTTCACCGCGCGGCGCGCCGACCAGCAGCAGGGCGTGCTCATGATGCGCGCGGGAGCCGACGCGCCCGACGTCGTGCTCGTGGACCCCAACCCGATGAGCCCCGACCACACCACCTCGGTCACCCTGCTCGACGTCTCGCTCGACGGCAAACTCGTCGCCTACGGCATCCGCAAGGGCGGCGAGGATGAGCTCGAGGTGCACCTGCTCGACCCCGACACGAAACGCGAACTGCCCGGCGGCCTGCCCCGGGCGCGCTACTTCGGCTTCTCGATTGACGCCGCGAAGCAGGGCGCCTGGTTCGCCCGCTGGGAACCGAAGGGCTCGCGGGTCTGGTACCACCGCTTCGGCGACGCCCCCGAGAAGGCGAAGCTGGTCTTCGGCGAGGGGCTGGGGCCCGCCGAAATCCCCTCGCCCTTCCTGTCCGCCAACGGCCGCTGGCTCGCGATCTCGGTGTACGTCGGCTCCTCGGGCGACAACACACACGTTTACCTGCGCGAGGCGTCGAAGGACGGCCCGTTCGTCTCGGTGACCGACACGCTGCACGCGCAGGTCAACGCCCGCTTCGCGGGCGACACGGTCATTCTCGAGACCAACTGGAAGGCGCCGAACCGCCGCCTCATGGCGGTGGACGCGCGCTCGCCGTCGTTCGCCCGCTGGCGCGAGATCGTGCCCGAGCGGCCCGACGCGGTCATCGAGGGCTTCACGACCGTCGCCGGGCGGCTGGTCGTCGAGTACCTGCGCAACGTCACCTCGGAGCTGGTCGTTCACGGCGTCGGCGGCGAGCGCCTCGGCACGATCGCGCTGCCCGGGCCGGGCTCGGCCTCGACGCCGGCCGGAGAATGGACGGGCAGGGACGCCTACTACTCGTTCTCGTCGTTCAACCGTCCCTCCACGATCTACCGCTACGAGTTCCCGCAGGGCGCCGCCGCCGGCGCGAGCCGCGAGTGGTGGAAGAGCCCGGCCGAGTTCGACTCGGGCCGCTACGTCGTCCGCCAGGTCTGGGCCGAGAGCAAGGACGGCACGAAGGTGCCGATGTTCATCGCCCAGCCGGCCGAACTGACGCTCGACGGCTCGCACCCGGTGCTGCTCACCGGCTACGGCGGCTTCAACGTCAGCGAGACGCCGCGCTGGTCGCCGCTGGTCGCCGCGTGGCTCGACCTGGGCGGCATCTACGTGCTCTCCAACCTGCGCGGCGGCTCGGAGTTCGGCGAGGCCTGGCACCGCGCGGGCATGCTCGGGAACAAGCAGAACGTGTTCGACGACTTCACCGCCTGCGCCCGCTGGCTGATCGGCCACGACTACTGCACGCCGTCGAAGCTCGCGATCCTGGGCGGCAGCAACGGCGGCCTGCTGGTGGGCGCGGCCATGACGCAGCAACCCGAGCTCTTCGGCGCCGTGATCTGCGCGGTGCCGCTGCTCGACATGCTGCGCTACCAGCGGTTCCTGGTCGCGCGCTTCTGGGTGCCGGAGTACGGCTCGGCCGAGGACCCGGTGCAGTTCGAGTGGCTGAGGGCCTACTCGCCGTACCAGCACGTCTCCGCGGGCGTGAAGTACCCGCCGGTGATGTTCGTCTCGGGCGATTCCGACACGCGCGTGGATCCGTTGCACGCGCGCAAGATGGCGGCGCGCATGCAGGCGCTCGGCGGCCCGAACCCGGTGCTGCTCCACTACGACGTCTCTTCCGGCCACTCGGGCGGCAAGTCGGTCACGAAGACGATCGACGACATCGCCGACGAGCTGCAGTTCCTGCGCGGATCGCTGGGCATGACGACCGCTCACTGA